From a region of the Corallococcus coralloides DSM 2259 genome:
- a CDS encoding EcsC family protein encodes MSMPLKVVNAVLDAGFEGLGPLCSATELADEYLRDTRYADHAARVDSLIHWETGKLFTTGFLSGLGGLLTLPVSLPAGLGVSWAVQARLVGAIARIHGHDVEADRVRTLTLLAIVGDIGKEVVKQAGIEVSQQLGMRALEAVPMHALSSINRAVGFRLVSKASQKGVVNLSKVVPLAGGLVGGAVDALACRAVGATARRLFAPGPGALVPVSPG; translated from the coding sequence ATGTCGATGCCGCTGAAAGTCGTGAACGCCGTGCTGGACGCGGGCTTCGAGGGACTGGGACCGCTGTGCAGCGCGACGGAGCTCGCGGACGAGTACCTGCGTGACACGCGTTACGCGGACCACGCGGCGCGCGTCGATTCGCTCATCCACTGGGAGACGGGGAAGCTGTTCACCACGGGCTTCCTGTCCGGGCTGGGCGGCCTGCTCACCCTGCCGGTGTCTCTGCCCGCGGGCCTGGGCGTGTCGTGGGCGGTGCAGGCGCGGCTGGTGGGCGCCATCGCTCGCATCCACGGGCACGATGTGGAGGCGGACCGCGTGCGGACCCTCACGCTGCTGGCCATCGTGGGGGACATTGGCAAGGAAGTGGTGAAGCAGGCCGGTATCGAAGTCAGCCAGCAGTTGGGCATGCGCGCGCTGGAGGCCGTGCCGATGCACGCGCTGAGCAGCATCAACCGCGCGGTGGGCTTCCGGCTGGTGAGCAAGGCGTCCCAGAAGGGCGTCGTGAACCTGTCCAAGGTGGTGCCCCTGGCCGGTGGGCTGGTGGGCGGCGCGGTGGATGCGCTCGCGTGCCGCGCGGTGGGGGCCACGGCCCGGCGGTTGTTCGCGCCAGGACCGGGGGCGTTGGTGCCCGTGTCGCCTGGATGA
- a CDS encoding type II toxin-antitoxin system RelE/ParE family toxin has protein sequence MGIRLHRAAEPELLEVIDWYDDQRTGLGDRFSDTVYLAMDSIHAHPDRWPLWPLLHHTPPIRRFLLPEYPFALPYLVRDEDVVVLAVAHLRRKPDYWLPRARSRP, from the coding sequence ATGGGCATCCGACTGCATCGCGCTGCCGAACCGGAGCTGCTCGAGGTCATCGACTGGTACGACGACCAGCGCACAGGCCTCGGTGACCGCTTCTCCGACACCGTGTATCTGGCGATGGACTCCATCCACGCGCATCCAGACCGCTGGCCCCTCTGGCCTCTGCTCCATCACACGCCACCCATCCGCCGCTTCCTGCTTCCGGAGTACCCCTTCGCCCTGCCCTACCTCGTCCGTGACGAGGACGTGGTGGTGCTCGCCGTCGCGCACCTGCGTCGCAAGCCCGATTACTGGCTACCCCGCGCGCGAAGCCGCCCCTAG
- a CDS encoding carbohydrate ABC transporter permease, with protein sequence MKRPGLGTALAVVAFLTFFLGPFLWQVLTSLWPDGELTRPWPSHLTGANYESVLFGRPFLWAVLNSLVVATLTTVFCLTVGASAAFALAKLEFRGRGLLLSAALGVSMFPPIATVSPLYLILNAVGLRDSLVGLALPYTTFALPLTLWVLTSFFRQLPDELYRAARVDGCTPVGAFRRVLLPLAAPGLATTAILVFIFAWNEFLYALTFLSTPEKRTVPVAISLFASEYKEPWGEIAAASVVATLPLVVLTVLFQRRIVSGLTAGAVKE encoded by the coding sequence ATGAAGCGGCCGGGGCTGGGCACGGCGCTGGCCGTGGTGGCGTTCCTCACGTTCTTCCTGGGGCCCTTCCTGTGGCAGGTGCTCACGAGCCTGTGGCCGGACGGCGAGCTGACCCGGCCGTGGCCTTCGCACCTGACGGGGGCGAACTACGAGAGCGTGTTGTTCGGGCGGCCGTTCCTGTGGGCGGTGTTGAACTCGCTGGTGGTGGCGACGCTGACGACGGTGTTCTGTCTCACGGTGGGGGCGTCCGCGGCGTTCGCGTTGGCGAAGCTGGAGTTCCGGGGGAGGGGGCTGCTGCTGTCCGCGGCGCTGGGCGTGTCGATGTTCCCGCCCATCGCGACGGTGAGCCCGCTGTACCTCATCCTCAACGCGGTGGGCTTGCGGGACAGCCTGGTGGGGCTGGCGTTGCCATACACGACGTTCGCGCTGCCGCTGACGTTGTGGGTGCTGACGTCGTTCTTCCGCCAGCTGCCGGACGAGCTGTACCGGGCGGCGCGGGTGGATGGGTGCACGCCGGTGGGCGCGTTCCGAAGGGTGCTGTTGCCCCTGGCGGCGCCGGGTCTGGCGACGACGGCCATCCTGGTCTTCATCTTCGCGTGGAACGAGTTCCTCTACGCGCTGACGTTCCTGTCCACGCCGGAGAAGCGCACGGTGCCGGTGGCCATCAGCCTCTTCGCCAGTGAGTACAAGGAGCCGTGGGGAGAGATCGCCGCCGCGTCGGTGGTGGCCACGCTGCCGCTGGTGGTGCTCACCGTGCTGTTCCAGCGGCGCATCGTGTCCGGGCTCACGGCCGGCGCGGTGAAGGAGTAG
- a CDS encoding NAD(P)-binding oxidoreductase, with the protein MSSAAPRHLFVAGATGATGRTLMRQALAQGVSVTPHVRPKSANTEPANHWPKKAVLELADGPALVEAMKGSTTVLQLIGTMRKRFAAGDTYETSDIGTTRQLVDAAKAAGVDHFILLTSVGAGSPVGAYLKAKAEAERIVRESGIPYTMVRPPALEGEYHAPPGILHTLGKLPLLHKLKPMHLDQLAAVLLRIAERRAPLDTALEDKRLWAEVEAVGR; encoded by the coding sequence ATGAGCAGCGCAGCTCCTCGTCATCTCTTCGTCGCGGGCGCCACGGGCGCGACGGGCCGCACGTTGATGCGGCAGGCCCTGGCCCAGGGCGTCTCCGTGACGCCGCACGTGCGCCCCAAGAGCGCGAACACGGAGCCCGCGAACCACTGGCCGAAGAAGGCGGTGCTGGAGCTGGCGGACGGGCCCGCGCTGGTGGAGGCGATGAAGGGCAGCACCACGGTGCTCCAGCTCATCGGAACGATGCGCAAGCGCTTCGCGGCCGGGGACACCTACGAGACGAGCGACATCGGCACCACGCGGCAGCTGGTGGACGCGGCGAAGGCAGCGGGGGTGGACCACTTCATCCTGCTCACGTCGGTGGGCGCGGGAAGCCCGGTGGGCGCGTACCTCAAGGCCAAGGCGGAAGCAGAGCGCATCGTCCGAGAGAGCGGAATCCCCTACACGATGGTGCGCCCGCCCGCGCTGGAGGGCGAATACCACGCGCCCCCCGGCATCCTGCACACGCTGGGCAAGCTGCCGCTGCTGCACAAGCTGAAGCCCATGCACCTGGACCAGCTGGCCGCCGTGCTCCTGCGCATCGCGGAGCGCCGTGCGCCGCTGGATACAGCGCTGGAAGACAAGCGCCTCTGGGCGGAGGTCGAAGCAGTAGGCCGGTAG
- a CDS encoding DUF4177 domain-containing protein — protein MYEYHVDAFVPPAPGCNATDPGWNPKRCGDFAKFLNNYAAQGWKLHSSEYRAVTATKGCGTATGSWLVCVFERTKQE, from the coding sequence ATGTACGAGTATCACGTGGATGCCTTTGTCCCTCCCGCCCCCGGCTGCAACGCCACCGACCCGGGCTGGAACCCCAAGCGCTGCGGCGACTTCGCGAAGTTCCTCAACAACTACGCCGCGCAGGGCTGGAAGCTGCACTCCAGCGAGTACCGCGCCGTCACCGCGACCAAGGGCTGTGGCACCGCGACGGGCTCCTGGCTGGTGTGCGTCTTCGAGCGGACGAAGCAGGAATGA
- a CDS encoding ABC transporter substrate-binding protein, translated as MGRLLVLLVALGLAVGGCRRSSEEAGTGGRTRIVFKFQPLWGDPKPFRELLTQYERANPDVELVTEALPNSSDLAHQFFLTSLQGKATDFDVLVADVVWVPEFARAGWVADLSEDFPPERLRQEFLPGPVDAVVMNGRTYAVPWYVDVGVLYYRTDLVPRAPRTYEELRRFTRDAMAKTPGIQGYVWQGRQYEGLTCNVYEAIWGHGGQSLGTDGRVLLETEPAREALAYLHGLIADGLSPQTVTGFGEEESRRVFQEGRAVFMRNWPYAWSEAQAEGSPIRGKVGIAPLPTKDGQPGWGTLGGWQLAVNAHVSPARRKAAARLIAHLTSPEANRVLALHYARNPPRLALYDDPQLRSEEPFIASLKEALVRARPRPVTPYYLLIADVLQSEFSAAVAGLRTPEVALTRAQKQVDHLTGEQPPEVE; from the coding sequence ATGGGCCGACTCCTTGTCCTCCTCGTCGCGCTGGGCCTCGCCGTGGGAGGGTGCCGGCGCTCGTCCGAGGAGGCGGGCACCGGGGGCCGCACTCGCATCGTCTTCAAGTTCCAGCCGCTGTGGGGCGACCCGAAGCCGTTCCGTGAGCTGCTGACGCAGTACGAGCGCGCCAATCCGGACGTGGAGCTGGTGACGGAGGCGCTGCCGAATTCGTCGGACCTGGCGCACCAGTTCTTCCTCACGTCGTTGCAGGGCAAGGCCACGGACTTCGACGTGCTGGTGGCGGACGTCGTCTGGGTGCCGGAGTTCGCTCGCGCGGGCTGGGTGGCGGACCTGTCCGAGGACTTTCCTCCCGAGCGCCTGCGCCAGGAGTTCCTGCCCGGGCCGGTGGACGCCGTCGTGATGAACGGGCGCACGTACGCGGTGCCCTGGTACGTGGACGTGGGCGTCCTCTACTACCGCACGGACCTGGTGCCTCGCGCGCCGCGCACCTACGAGGAGCTGCGGCGCTTCACCCGCGACGCGATGGCGAAGACGCCCGGCATCCAGGGCTATGTGTGGCAGGGCCGGCAATATGAGGGCCTGACCTGCAACGTGTACGAGGCCATCTGGGGCCACGGTGGGCAGTCGCTGGGGACGGACGGGCGCGTGCTGCTGGAGACGGAGCCCGCTCGCGAGGCGCTGGCGTACCTGCATGGGCTCATCGCGGACGGGCTGTCTCCCCAGACGGTCACGGGCTTTGGCGAGGAGGAGTCCCGGCGCGTGTTCCAGGAGGGCCGCGCGGTGTTCATGCGCAACTGGCCCTATGCGTGGAGCGAGGCGCAGGCGGAGGGCTCTCCCATCCGGGGCAAGGTGGGCATCGCGCCGCTACCGACGAAGGATGGACAGCCGGGGTGGGGGACGCTGGGCGGGTGGCAGCTCGCGGTGAACGCGCATGTTTCGCCCGCGCGCAGGAAGGCTGCGGCCCGGCTCATCGCGCACCTGACGTCGCCGGAGGCGAACCGCGTGCTGGCGCTGCACTACGCGCGCAACCCGCCCCGGCTGGCGCTGTATGACGACCCGCAGCTGCGCTCGGAGGAGCCGTTCATCGCGAGCCTGAAGGAGGCGCTGGTGCGGGCGCGCCCCCGGCCGGTGACGCCGTACTACCTGCTCATCGCGGATGTGCTCCAGAGCGAGTTCTCCGCCGCGGTGGCGGGCCTGCGGACTCCGGAGGTGGCGCTCACTCGCGCGCAGAAGCAGGTGGATCACCTGACCGGTGAGCAGCCTCCGGAGGTGGAATGA
- a CDS encoding addiction module protein produces MMSMATVDELIAQVLQLSPEDRARLVREVSDADAPDIEASWGEEVSRRAQEVLDGTAELLDWDDVKKRIEERREQRRRQR; encoded by the coding sequence ATGATGTCGATGGCGACCGTGGACGAGCTGATTGCCCAGGTTTTGCAACTTTCGCCGGAAGACCGCGCCCGGCTCGTGCGTGAGGTGTCAGACGCGGATGCCCCGGACATCGAGGCTTCCTGGGGCGAGGAAGTCAGCCGCCGTGCCCAGGAAGTCCTTGATGGGACGGCGGAGCTTCTCGATTGGGACGACGTGAAAAAAAGAATAGAGGAGCGGCGCGAGCAGAGGCGACGTCAGCGCTAG
- a CDS encoding ATP-binding protein: MSARGGAALDLTTQPSAERPLSILLLEDSPLDAQLVAAQLEEGGLPSTLECVQGRAAFVAALEKGRFDLILSDYNVPGFDGMSALEAAKAVCPDTPFLFVSGALGEDRAIELLKRGATDYVLKDRLERLGPSVRRALREAEGVRLRKRTEEALRRSEERYQLVAHASFDAIWDLDLQTDAMHWIGDATEEVFGFPVEEVGADAAWWRRHIHGEDRERVLAGLQRAFDSDEDRWQDEYRVLRKDGAYAYVAAQGSILRGENGKARRIVGAMRDITERRRAEEERQKLVHEAQARVEFEQQLIGIVSHDLRNPLGAILTGASLMLRRDDIQPWHAKAAARVLSAAERATRMIRDLLDFTQARMGGGIPVHAAPCDFHALMLQVVEEARTAHPERTIQMEQVGDGQGAWDSDRMAQVLSNILGNALKYSPEDTPVRVESRGEPDDVVVHVRNGGDPIPPEMLPRIFEPLQRGTTVGRSERSIGLGLYIVRQLVLAHGGTVDARSSEAEGTVFTVRLPRLPPKEPTAPAPE, from the coding sequence GTGAGCGCTCGCGGCGGTGCCGCGCTGGACCTGACGACTCAGCCATCGGCGGAGCGGCCCCTGTCCATCCTCTTGCTGGAGGACAGCCCGCTGGACGCGCAGCTGGTGGCCGCGCAGCTGGAAGAGGGCGGGCTGCCTTCGACACTGGAGTGCGTGCAGGGGCGGGCGGCCTTCGTCGCGGCGCTGGAGAAGGGGAGGTTCGACCTCATCCTGTCGGACTACAACGTGCCGGGCTTCGACGGGATGAGCGCGCTGGAGGCGGCGAAGGCCGTGTGTCCGGACACGCCGTTCCTCTTCGTGTCAGGCGCGCTGGGCGAGGACCGCGCCATCGAGCTGCTCAAGCGCGGCGCCACGGACTACGTGCTGAAGGACCGGCTGGAGCGGCTGGGCCCCAGCGTGCGGCGGGCGCTGCGCGAGGCGGAAGGGGTGCGGCTGCGCAAGCGCACGGAGGAGGCGCTGCGCCGCTCCGAGGAGCGCTACCAGTTGGTGGCGCACGCGAGCTTCGACGCCATCTGGGACCTGGATCTCCAGACGGACGCGATGCACTGGATTGGCGACGCGACGGAGGAGGTCTTCGGCTTCCCGGTGGAAGAGGTGGGCGCGGACGCGGCGTGGTGGCGCCGGCACATCCACGGCGAGGACCGCGAGCGGGTGCTGGCGGGGCTGCAGCGGGCGTTCGATTCGGACGAGGACCGGTGGCAGGACGAGTACCGCGTGCTGCGCAAGGACGGGGCGTACGCGTACGTGGCGGCGCAGGGCTCCATCCTGCGCGGCGAAAACGGGAAGGCGCGGCGCATCGTGGGCGCCATGCGCGACATCACGGAGCGGCGGCGGGCGGAGGAGGAGCGGCAGAAGCTGGTGCACGAGGCGCAGGCGCGGGTGGAGTTCGAGCAGCAGCTCATTGGCATTGTCAGCCACGACCTGCGCAACCCGCTGGGCGCCATCCTCACCGGCGCGTCGCTGATGCTCCGGCGCGACGACATCCAGCCGTGGCACGCGAAGGCGGCGGCGCGCGTCCTGTCCGCGGCGGAGCGGGCCACGCGGATGATCCGCGACCTGCTGGACTTCACGCAGGCGCGCATGGGCGGCGGCATCCCGGTGCACGCGGCGCCGTGTGACTTCCACGCGCTCATGCTGCAGGTGGTGGAGGAGGCGCGCACGGCGCACCCGGAGCGCACCATCCAGATGGAGCAGGTGGGGGATGGGCAGGGAGCGTGGGACTCCGACCGGATGGCGCAGGTGCTGTCCAACATCCTGGGCAACGCGCTGAAGTACAGCCCGGAGGACACGCCGGTGCGCGTGGAGAGCCGGGGCGAGCCGGACGACGTCGTGGTGCACGTGCGCAACGGAGGCGACCCCATTCCCCCGGAGATGCTCCCGCGCATCTTCGAGCCGCTCCAGCGCGGGACGACGGTGGGGCGCTCCGAGCGCAGCATCGGGCTGGGGCTCTACATCGTGCGGCAGCTGGTGCTGGCGCACGGCGGGACGGTGGACGCGAGGTCGTCCGAGGCGGAGGGCACGGTGTTCACCGTGCGCCTGCCGCGGCTTCCGCCGAAGGAGCCGACCGCTCCGGCGCCGGAGTAG
- a CDS encoding YciI family protein produces MARYLMLLHENPAHFAAMSPAELQAIVEEYARWSDGLLQEGRLLQGEKLRDEGGRRLTQQGGQVLVSDGPYAEVKDVVGGLFILSADSYDAAVALARTCPHLRYGGEVELRAIEEV; encoded by the coding sequence ATGGCCCGCTACCTGATGTTGCTGCACGAGAACCCCGCCCACTTCGCCGCCATGTCCCCCGCGGAGCTGCAGGCCATCGTGGAGGAGTACGCCCGGTGGAGTGACGGGCTGCTCCAGGAGGGCCGCCTGCTCCAGGGCGAGAAGCTGCGCGACGAGGGCGGCCGGCGCCTGACGCAGCAGGGCGGACAGGTGCTCGTGTCGGATGGGCCGTACGCGGAGGTGAAGGACGTGGTGGGCGGCCTCTTCATCCTGTCCGCGGATTCGTATGACGCCGCCGTGGCCCTGGCCCGGACGTGCCCCCATCTGCGCTACGGCGGTGAAGTCGAGCTTCGCGCCATCGAAGAGGTCTGA
- a CDS encoding response regulator gives MIDLKRILLVEDSANDVALTLAALEEVHLANEVVVVRDGQQALDYLFRKGEYANRQDGHPAVVLLDLKLPKVDGLEVLEKVKGAPELKAVPVVMLTSSREERDLARSYGLGVNAYVVKPVAFPDFVSALRELGLFWAVVNQPPPGSPGASGASK, from the coding sequence GTGATTGACCTCAAGCGGATCCTCCTGGTGGAAGACAGCGCCAACGACGTGGCGCTGACGCTGGCGGCGCTGGAAGAGGTGCACCTGGCCAATGAAGTCGTGGTGGTGCGCGACGGGCAGCAGGCGCTGGACTACCTCTTCCGCAAGGGCGAGTACGCGAACCGGCAGGACGGCCACCCGGCGGTGGTGCTGCTGGACCTGAAGCTGCCGAAGGTGGACGGGCTGGAGGTGCTGGAGAAGGTGAAGGGCGCCCCGGAGCTGAAGGCGGTGCCGGTGGTGATGCTCACCTCGTCGCGCGAGGAGCGGGACCTGGCGCGCAGCTACGGCCTGGGCGTGAATGCCTACGTGGTGAAGCCGGTCGCCTTCCCGGACTTCGTGTCCGCGCTGCGCGAGCTGGGGTTGTTCTGGGCGGTGGTGAACCAGCCGCCGCCGGGCTCCCCTGGCGCGTCCGGAGCCTCGAAGTGA
- a CDS encoding carbohydrate ABC transporter permease gives MRGVGSQARERRQAYLLVAPAVLVLAVVALYPVLAAIWLSLHRFILVFGERRFTGLENYAYLMGDARFWSALGNTAYFTAVAVTVELLLAVPLALLLNRAFPGRGLLRASVLVPWAIPTVVSARLWAWMFNPDYGLINRVLGGAEINWLGAPGYALHAAILVDVWKTTPFVALLVLAGLQGIPEDLYKAARVDGASEWRQFRSITLPLLKPALLLAVLFRSLDAFRVFDAIYVLTEGGPANTTETLSIYAYKTLMRSGDFGYGSTLSVATFLGVVLLAVVWLRWLGREEGRR, from the coding sequence ATGAGGGGCGTGGGTTCGCAGGCTCGGGAGCGGCGGCAGGCGTACCTGCTGGTGGCGCCAGCGGTGTTGGTGCTGGCCGTGGTGGCGCTGTACCCGGTGCTGGCGGCGATATGGCTGAGCCTGCACCGCTTCATCCTGGTGTTCGGCGAGCGGCGCTTCACGGGGCTGGAGAACTACGCCTACCTGATGGGGGACGCGCGCTTCTGGTCCGCGCTGGGGAACACGGCGTACTTCACGGCGGTGGCGGTGACGGTGGAGTTGCTGCTCGCGGTGCCGCTGGCGCTGCTGCTCAACCGCGCGTTCCCGGGGCGGGGCCTGTTGCGCGCGTCGGTGCTGGTTCCGTGGGCGATTCCCACGGTGGTGAGCGCGCGGCTGTGGGCGTGGATGTTCAACCCGGACTACGGGCTCATCAACCGGGTGCTGGGTGGGGCGGAGATCAACTGGCTGGGGGCGCCGGGGTATGCGTTGCACGCGGCCATCCTGGTGGACGTGTGGAAGACGACGCCCTTCGTGGCGCTGCTGGTGCTGGCGGGGTTGCAGGGCATTCCGGAGGACCTCTACAAGGCGGCGCGCGTGGACGGCGCTTCGGAGTGGCGGCAGTTCCGGTCCATCACGCTGCCGTTGCTCAAGCCCGCGCTGCTCTTGGCGGTGCTGTTCCGGTCGCTGGACGCGTTCCGCGTGTTCGACGCCATCTACGTGCTGACGGAGGGTGGGCCGGCGAACACGACGGAGACACTGAGCATCTACGCGTACAAGACGCTGATGCGCTCCGGGGACTTCGGGTACGGCAGCACGCTGTCGGTGGCGACGTTCCTGGGCGTGGTGCTGCTGGCGGTGGTGTGGCTGCGCTGGCTGGGGCGCGAGGAGGGGCGGCGATGA
- a CDS encoding RNA polymerase sigma factor, producing the protein MSSAAQVLELAFREWSAGLVAALARRVGLGRLDLAEDSVQFAMLQAARTWGFHGIPEQPRAWLLRVALNRLTDLLRQRGPEVPEDLEPVEEEAGPPEEPTRFAAELPDDALRLLFACCHPALSREMQVTLTLKVACGFSVREVAAALLADEPTVAQRLVRAKRTLRTCRATLEVPAPESLPERLDAVHAALYLLFNEGYEASEGHDLSRAELCSEALRLAEVLLSHPGVATPEGHALAALFCFRTAGLPGRVDARGAFVPQEARTGTEPSPLLMARGLWHLRASMGTVLTPLHLEAEIALVHVKTSTPGPEDSARLLRLYDALLALKPSPIVALSRVVALSRVRGPAEALEALGRLRSEAVLRRYPYRFAVEGMLLEQVGARSRAADCFRQAAALARTPPQREYLLSRARACE; encoded by the coding sequence GTGTCCTCCGCGGCGCAGGTGCTGGAGTTGGCCTTTCGCGAGTGGTCCGCGGGGCTCGTCGCGGCCCTGGCCCGGCGCGTGGGGCTGGGGCGGTTGGACCTGGCGGAGGACTCGGTGCAGTTCGCCATGCTCCAGGCGGCTCGGACGTGGGGCTTCCACGGCATCCCGGAGCAGCCTCGCGCGTGGCTGCTGCGCGTGGCGCTGAACCGGCTGACGGACCTCTTGCGGCAGCGCGGGCCGGAGGTGCCGGAGGACTTGGAGCCCGTGGAGGAGGAGGCCGGGCCGCCGGAGGAGCCCACGCGCTTCGCGGCGGAGCTTCCGGACGATGCGCTGCGGTTGCTCTTCGCGTGCTGTCATCCGGCGCTCTCCCGCGAGATGCAGGTGACGCTCACGCTGAAGGTGGCGTGTGGCTTCTCCGTGCGCGAGGTCGCCGCCGCGCTGCTCGCGGACGAGCCCACCGTGGCGCAGCGGCTGGTGCGCGCGAAGCGGACGCTGCGTACCTGCCGCGCCACGCTGGAGGTGCCTGCTCCGGAGTCGCTACCGGAGCGGCTGGATGCGGTGCACGCCGCGCTCTACCTGCTCTTCAACGAAGGCTACGAAGCCTCCGAGGGCCACGACCTGTCCCGCGCGGAGCTGTGCTCGGAGGCGCTGCGCCTGGCGGAGGTGTTGCTGTCACATCCGGGAGTCGCGACGCCGGAGGGGCATGCGCTGGCGGCGCTGTTCTGCTTTCGCACCGCGGGACTTCCGGGCCGCGTGGATGCGCGGGGCGCGTTCGTGCCGCAGGAGGCGCGAACCGGGACGGAGCCGTCGCCCCTCTTGATGGCGCGAGGGCTCTGGCACCTGCGCGCTTCCATGGGGACGGTGCTGACGCCGCTGCACCTGGAGGCGGAGATCGCCCTCGTGCATGTGAAGACGTCCACACCGGGGCCGGAGGACAGCGCCCGGTTGCTGCGGCTGTACGACGCGCTGCTCGCACTCAAGCCGTCGCCCATCGTCGCGCTGAGTCGCGTGGTGGCGCTGTCGCGCGTGCGCGGGCCGGCCGAGGCGCTGGAGGCGTTGGGGCGTTTGCGCTCGGAGGCCGTGCTGCGGCGGTATCCGTATCGCTTCGCCGTGGAGGGCATGCTGCTGGAACAGGTTGGGGCGCGAAGCAGGGCGGCGGATTGCTTCCGTCAGGCCGCGGCGCTGGCGCGCACGCCTCCGCAACGGGAGTACCTGCTCTCCCGGGCCCGAGCCTGCGAGTAG
- the yidD gene encoding membrane protein insertion efficiency factor YidD has protein sequence MNPGPPPWEGNPYSALALFPEEARELQATPAPQPTRLPWWLNPLCLVAVGLVLLYRHAVPHRWKRQCIYTPTCSMYGLQSLQKYGLWRGGLHTWARIRRCNDVLFLGGTDLP, from the coding sequence ATGAACCCGGGCCCTCCGCCCTGGGAAGGCAACCCCTACTCCGCCCTCGCCCTCTTCCCCGAGGAGGCCCGCGAGCTCCAGGCCACGCCCGCGCCCCAGCCCACGCGCCTGCCCTGGTGGCTCAACCCGCTGTGCCTCGTCGCGGTGGGGCTCGTCCTGCTGTACCGCCACGCGGTGCCCCACCGCTGGAAGCGGCAGTGCATCTACACGCCCACGTGCTCGATGTACGGGCTCCAGTCCCTCCAGAAGTACGGCCTCTGGCGCGGAGGACTCCACACCTGGGCACGCATCCGGCGCTGCAACGACGTGCTGTTCCTCGGGGGAACCGACCTGCCCTGA
- a CDS encoding phospholipase D-like domain-containing protein codes for MGKGGRWLGGMMGALLLAGCPSACNTKESSRPFQLTGQVGSRGAGFASALYQTTGVRMEPRNRIRWANNGAVFDVMVEEIGRARASIHIVMFIWRPGRASDRMIEALAERARKGVHCRVLVDPLGSGPFETEVKPRLEAAGCEAHLFRPLPADENLARNHRKILVVDGKVAVTGGLAIQDEWLGDARNEKEWRDTNVRVQGPVVAQLQQAFAENWQETTGELLPQTDFPTLSVTQPGLDAAGEGWAAFVSSTANPEVTRAERLTQLMVKAAKKRLWISQAYFTPNDALTALLVEKARAGVDVRVLAPGDKNDQPAITLLQRQSYDTLKAAGVRLWEYQPSMMHAKTMLVDDRLVLVGSINYDALSFNLLEEGSLVLEDVEAARQLEAIFLDDVTKAREVQAEQAVR; via the coding sequence GTGGGCAAGGGCGGACGATGGTTGGGGGGAATGATGGGGGCGTTGTTGCTCGCGGGATGTCCGTCCGCGTGCAACACGAAGGAGTCGTCGCGTCCATTCCAGCTCACGGGGCAGGTGGGTTCGCGTGGGGCGGGCTTCGCATCGGCGCTGTACCAGACGACGGGCGTGCGGATGGAACCGCGCAACCGCATCCGGTGGGCGAACAACGGCGCCGTATTCGACGTGATGGTGGAAGAAATCGGCCGGGCCCGCGCCTCCATCCACATCGTGATGTTCATCTGGCGGCCGGGCCGTGCGTCCGACCGGATGATTGAAGCGCTGGCCGAGCGTGCCCGGAAGGGCGTGCACTGCCGCGTGCTGGTGGATCCGCTGGGCAGCGGGCCCTTCGAGACGGAGGTGAAGCCCCGGCTGGAAGCGGCCGGCTGCGAAGCCCACCTGTTCCGCCCGCTGCCGGCGGACGAGAACCTGGCGCGCAACCACCGCAAGATTCTCGTGGTGGACGGCAAGGTGGCCGTCACCGGCGGGCTCGCCATCCAGGACGAGTGGCTGGGCGACGCGCGCAACGAAAAGGAATGGCGAGACACCAACGTGCGGGTCCAGGGCCCGGTGGTGGCGCAGCTCCAGCAGGCCTTCGCGGAGAACTGGCAGGAGACGACGGGCGAGCTGTTGCCCCAGACGGACTTCCCCACGCTGTCGGTGACGCAGCCCGGCCTGGACGCCGCGGGTGAAGGCTGGGCGGCCTTCGTCAGCAGCACGGCGAACCCGGAGGTGACGCGCGCGGAGCGGCTGACCCAGCTGATGGTGAAGGCGGCGAAGAAGCGGCTGTGGATTTCGCAGGCGTACTTCACGCCCAACGACGCGCTGACGGCGCTGCTGGTGGAGAAGGCGCGCGCGGGCGTGGACGTGCGGGTGCTGGCGCCGGGAGACAAGAATGATCAACCGGCCATCACGCTGCTCCAGCGCCAGAGTTACGACACGCTGAAGGCGGCGGGCGTGCGTCTCTGGGAGTACCAGCCGTCGATGATGCACGCGAAGACGATGCTGGTGGATGACCGGCTCGTGCTGGTGGGGTCCATCAACTACGACGCGCTGTCGTTCAATCTGCTGGAAGAAGGTTCGCTGGTCCTGGAGGACGTGGAGGCTGCACGGCAGTTGGAAGCCATCTTCCTGGATGACGTCACGAAGGCGCGCGAGGTCCAGGCCGAGCAAGCCGTGCGCTGA